In Chitinophaga nivalis, a single genomic region encodes these proteins:
- a CDS encoding ADP-ribosylglycohydrolase family protein — protein sequence MHTQQITGAFYGVAIGDALGVPVEFKTRDYLSSYPITDFTGYGSWNQPPGTFSDDSSLTFCTAESLLTGYHLSDMAERFVQWYQHGYWGAHHVVFDIGQTTRLSLQRVATGTSPLLSGGMEEFENGNGSLMRMMPVALYLAHEPDIHQRYRIVKEISGITHLHFRSVLACFIYVEYLRLLLTTPDPQTAYLQLQTTINHFLATQSFNPAEVKYFDRLLLQSVATTDRSQINSSGYVIHTLESAIWCLLTTTSYSECVLKAVNLGGDTDTTGAVAGALAGVCYGQSGIPATWIQQVARSKDIAALAHHFMTAINKPATGKS from the coding sequence ATGCACACACAACAAATAACAGGCGCTTTTTATGGTGTTGCGATCGGCGACGCACTGGGCGTTCCGGTAGAATTTAAAACCCGGGATTACCTTTCTTCCTACCCGATTACAGACTTTACCGGATATGGCAGCTGGAACCAGCCACCCGGCACTTTCTCCGACGACAGTTCTCTTACTTTTTGTACGGCTGAAAGCCTGCTGACAGGCTATCATTTGTCTGACATGGCGGAACGTTTTGTTCAATGGTACCAACACGGTTACTGGGGGGCACATCATGTGGTGTTTGACATTGGCCAAACCACCCGGCTATCACTGCAAAGAGTAGCTACCGGTACCTCTCCGCTGCTGAGTGGCGGCATGGAAGAATTTGAAAACGGTAACGGCTCCCTCATGCGTATGATGCCAGTGGCGCTTTACCTGGCCCATGAACCGGATATACATCAACGCTACCGGATAGTGAAAGAAATATCCGGCATCACCCACCTGCATTTTCGTAGTGTGCTGGCCTGTTTCATATACGTGGAATACCTGCGGCTATTGCTGACAACACCCGATCCGCAAACGGCCTACCTGCAGCTGCAGACTACCATCAATCATTTTCTTGCTACACAATCTTTTAATCCGGCAGAAGTAAAGTATTTCGACCGCCTGCTTTTGCAGTCTGTTGCAACTACAGATCGTTCACAGATCAACAGCTCCGGCTATGTGATACATACCCTTGAAAGTGCTATCTGGTGCCTGCTGACCACTACATCCTACTCCGAGTGTGTGCTAAAAGCCGTAAACCTCGGCGGTGATACAGATACCACCGGTGCTGTAGCCGGCGCACTGGCAGGCGTTTGTTATGGACAATCCGGTATTCCTGCCACCTGGATACAACAGGTAGCCCGATCCAAAGACATTGCAGCACTGGCGCATCATTTCATGACAGCCATCAACAAGCCTGCTACCGGTAAATCATAG
- a CDS encoding DUF6515 family protein yields the protein MKNRFHILFVLVALLSTCTAASTYAQRIHGGGNRGGITRVPPPHGGWQGPRGGGGYYYHGYRGPVYHGGFYYSRPWYRPRYNYNPFFPPIGVYVSALPFGYFTLGAAFGPVYYYGGTYYESTNSNRGYKVVDPPLNATVPDLPDGAQEVSYNGNTYYEVNGTYYQELMTDNGRRYKVIGKNGKIGDQAIAPANNNNDVNNGFSADNLISQLPDGCRSVSINGVSYFLSPDGMYYQEVKSGNTTGYKIVGKMNADQ from the coding sequence ATGAAAAACAGGTTCCATATACTGTTTGTGCTGGTAGCCCTGTTAAGTACCTGTACAGCAGCATCAACTTATGCCCAACGGATACACGGTGGTGGCAACCGCGGCGGCATCACCCGTGTACCTCCTCCTCACGGAGGATGGCAAGGCCCCAGAGGCGGAGGGGGATATTATTATCATGGTTACCGCGGGCCGGTTTACCATGGAGGTTTCTATTACAGTCGTCCCTGGTACAGACCCCGGTATAACTACAATCCCTTCTTTCCTCCGATAGGTGTTTACGTATCAGCACTCCCCTTTGGTTATTTTACCCTGGGTGCAGCTTTTGGTCCGGTTTATTATTACGGTGGCACGTATTATGAATCCACCAACAGCAACAGAGGATACAAGGTAGTAGATCCTCCTTTGAATGCAACCGTGCCGGACCTGCCGGATGGGGCACAGGAAGTAAGCTACAATGGTAATACCTATTATGAAGTGAATGGTACCTATTATCAGGAACTAATGACGGATAACGGCAGACGATATAAAGTCATCGGAAAAAACGGAAAAATAGGGGATCAGGCAATCGCGCCAGCCAATAATAACAATGACGTTAATAATGGCTTTTCTGCTGATAACCTGATTTCCCAGTTACCAGACGGCTGTCGTTCTGTCAGCATTAACGGGGTATCCTATTTCCTATCTCCGGATGGCATGTATTATCAGGAGGTAAAATCCGGTAATACAACCGGTTATAAAATAGTAGGCAAAATGAATGCAGACCAATAA
- a CDS encoding phosphatidylinositol-specific phospholipase C produces the protein MKRNTFVLPVSIALAAVSLFGCKKELISPTDDTATHLLSAEASSSASKAAVSLTGWMGQLADNTQISRLSIPGTHDSGARFEPIGGTAKCQELTIAEQLNAGTRFLDIRCRHIGDAFAIHHGAVYQNMNFTDVLNACYSFLNEHPTETIVMSVKEEHTATNNTRSFEQTFDSYVQQQTAKWYLQAGIPNLGQVRGKIVLLRRFGAGNTPKGIDATNWADNTTFSINNPAASLRIQDQYQVPDNNAKWNNLTNLFSEAKSGNQQVLYINYASGYKPLIFGIPSITTVSNAINPNLKSYFTTNIQGRFGIIPMDFAVAERNTLIINTNF, from the coding sequence ATGAAAAGAAACACCTTCGTTTTGCCCGTTTCCATTGCCCTCGCAGCTGTTTCCCTTTTTGGCTGCAAAAAAGAACTGATTTCTCCTACAGATGATACTGCGACTCATTTACTTTCCGCAGAGGCCTCATCTTCCGCTAGCAAAGCCGCTGTTTCCCTTACCGGATGGATGGGACAACTGGCAGACAACACCCAGATTTCCCGTTTATCTATTCCCGGCACCCACGACTCCGGCGCACGGTTTGAACCGATAGGCGGCACTGCAAAATGCCAGGAACTGACCATTGCAGAACAGCTGAATGCAGGCACCCGTTTCCTGGATATCCGCTGCCGGCACATCGGAGACGCATTTGCGATTCATCATGGTGCTGTTTATCAGAACATGAACTTTACGGATGTACTGAACGCCTGCTACAGTTTTCTGAATGAGCATCCTACCGAAACCATTGTAATGAGTGTAAAGGAAGAACACACCGCTACCAACAACACCCGTTCTTTTGAACAGACTTTTGACAGTTATGTACAACAACAAACTGCTAAATGGTACCTCCAGGCAGGCATTCCCAACCTGGGTCAGGTGAGAGGAAAAATTGTTTTGTTAAGAAGATTCGGCGCCGGTAATACGCCTAAAGGTATTGATGCTACCAACTGGGCAGACAACACGACTTTCTCTATCAACAACCCTGCTGCCAGCCTGCGTATACAGGATCAATACCAGGTACCGGACAATAATGCCAAATGGAACAATCTGACCAATCTGTTTTCGGAAGCTAAAAGCGGTAATCAACAAGTATTGTACATCAACTACGCCAGTGGTTACAAACCCCTGATATTCGGTATTCCCAGCATCACTACGGTTTCGAATGCCATCAACCCGAATCTGAAAAGCTATTTTACCACCAACATCCAGGGACGTTTTGGTATTATACCGATGGATTTCGCAGTAGCAGAAAGAAACACACTGATCATCAATACTAATTTCTAA
- a CDS encoding TPM domain-containing protein translates to MSRIVHMKHQWSLWRGGLWLMLTVFLLSCHQQKHKFTVTDVPDPKQSGGGYVSNPDHLITENTVNELNTRLTALDNSGKAQVAVVLVHSIGENEPREFAHQLFKHWKIGKKDTNNGLLVLMVEDARRLVFETGLGLEGDLPDIICFRIQQDYMIPHIKAGNNDRAFLDGIQSVAALFYHGNYAFDKVNNATLPPEDSSLMITTEREEVALAPENEPGLISNAPQGFTNNVDNNTVQDIAIDKRNYIWEIFEGVSFWAIFVCLILSRIMMVAFFGGRLRSSRTADAEPTASNGAFTNEFFRARWWHQVMIHLAAFGIIGYLVLEKHEVAGFARISLIYYVVWMVFIHLTALWVMLRSRTGLYDKDRHEQWLRLETVRSGFKIAGYMFPLPFLALYLYLLRKRLAVLRDTPYECQQCARPMHRLSETEDDLFLDHAQVIEEKLQSVDYDVWKCDDCNTQMVLNYTNMRSAIADCPSCAYKTYQYKKTVTKRRATTRSEGWGVKTYACVACGYTHDYKFIIPRVSESSSSSSSSSSSSSSSGSSWGGGSSGGGGASSSW, encoded by the coding sequence GTGAGTAGAATAGTACACATGAAACATCAATGGTCATTATGGAGAGGAGGGTTATGGTTGATGCTGACAGTATTTCTGCTGTCCTGTCATCAGCAAAAGCACAAGTTTACGGTAACAGATGTACCGGACCCCAAACAATCCGGTGGTGGTTATGTCAGCAACCCTGATCACCTGATTACGGAGAATACCGTCAATGAATTGAATACCCGGCTGACGGCATTGGATAATTCCGGCAAAGCGCAGGTGGCAGTTGTATTGGTGCATAGTATCGGAGAGAATGAACCCCGGGAGTTTGCCCATCAGTTGTTTAAACACTGGAAAATCGGAAAGAAGGATACGAACAATGGGTTGTTGGTATTGATGGTGGAAGATGCCCGCCGGTTGGTATTTGAAACCGGATTGGGACTGGAAGGAGATTTGCCGGATATCATCTGTTTCCGGATTCAGCAGGATTACATGATTCCGCATATCAAGGCAGGCAACAACGATCGTGCTTTCCTGGACGGCATACAGTCGGTGGCTGCATTGTTCTATCACGGTAACTATGCTTTCGATAAGGTCAATAACGCTACACTGCCTCCGGAAGACAGCTCGCTGATGATCACCACTGAGCGGGAAGAGGTAGCATTAGCGCCGGAAAACGAACCAGGTCTCATCAGCAATGCGCCGCAGGGATTTACGAATAATGTGGATAACAATACAGTCCAGGATATAGCCATCGACAAGCGTAACTACATCTGGGAGATATTTGAGGGTGTATCTTTCTGGGCCATTTTTGTATGTCTGATCCTTTCCCGCATTATGATGGTTGCTTTTTTCGGAGGGCGATTGAGATCAAGCCGCACAGCAGATGCAGAACCCACTGCCAGCAATGGTGCTTTTACGAATGAGTTTTTCAGAGCGCGGTGGTGGCATCAGGTAATGATTCACCTGGCAGCATTTGGTATCATTGGCTACCTGGTGCTGGAAAAGCACGAAGTAGCAGGATTCGCCAGAATATCCCTGATCTATTATGTGGTATGGATGGTATTTATACACCTGACTGCATTATGGGTCATGTTACGTTCCCGTACAGGATTGTATGATAAAGACCGCCACGAACAATGGCTGCGGCTGGAGACAGTCAGGAGTGGCTTTAAGATAGCCGGCTATATGTTTCCCTTGCCATTTCTCGCATTATACCTGTACTTATTAAGAAAACGACTGGCTGTACTAAGGGATACGCCTTATGAATGCCAGCAGTGTGCCCGGCCAATGCATCGGCTGAGTGAGACAGAAGATGATTTGTTCCTGGATCATGCACAGGTAATAGAAGAAAAACTGCAGTCCGTGGATTATGATGTATGGAAGTGTGATGACTGCAATACGCAGATGGTCTTGAACTACACCAACATGCGTTCTGCTATCGCCGATTGTCCTTCCTGCGCCTATAAAACATATCAGTATAAGAAGACGGTGACGAAACGGAGAGCGACCACCCGGTCAGAAGGATGGGGCGTTAAAACGTATGCCTGCGTTGCTTGTGGATATACACATGATTACAAGTTTATCATTCCGCGGGTGTCTGAATCATCCTCATCTTCCTCTTCCTCCTCATCCTCATCTTCCTCCTCCGGATCGAGCTGGGGAGGTGGATCTTCGGGCGGTGGTGGCGCCAGCAGCAGCTGGTAA
- a CDS encoding VOC family protein, with translation MKNFLLSGCFLIIALTGISTNMNGQTKKAYASLNHIALYVVNLERSTAFYRDIIQLEPIPEPFKDGRHSWFKVGAHSQVHLISGAQAAGSHDKNTHLCFSIPDMTAFVAMLQQHRISYEDWPGKPNAITKRVDGVQQIYLKDPDGYWLEINDDTY, from the coding sequence ATGAAAAACTTTTTATTATCCGGTTGCTTCCTGATAATAGCACTGACCGGCATTTCCACTAACATGAACGGACAAACGAAAAAAGCGTACGCATCACTGAACCACATAGCACTGTATGTTGTGAATCTGGAACGTAGTACCGCCTTTTATCGCGATATTATTCAGCTGGAGCCTATTCCGGAGCCATTCAAAGATGGCCGCCACAGTTGGTTTAAAGTAGGTGCACACAGCCAGGTACATCTGATCTCCGGCGCTCAGGCGGCAGGTAGCCACGACAAAAACACCCACCTGTGTTTCAGCATACCGGATATGACTGCCTTCGTTGCGATGTTGCAACAGCACCGGATCTCCTACGAAGACTGGCCCGGTAAACCCAATGCCATCACCAAAAGAGTAGATGGCGTACAACAGATTTACCTGAAAGATCCGGATGGGTACTGGCTGGAAATCAACGATGACACTTACTAA
- a CDS encoding DUF5710 domain-containing protein: MSLQLNVPFAEKDAAKSKGAMWDPATKIWYLPEDRYERLPEVEQWIPAPNTPIILPTELTVAQADRPCWKCQHPNQVIAVGSYYFYEKDINERDETVWLEQSFFTLFQQVSALSDNLQHFLKDHYPHYRYGYSHTTQTSYWCNHCVSCQSIQGDWFLFDEADSVFNPTSPAAAAHILLKKFQFKYAPLIDAGYSYGDHLRLITEFATQNTTT; the protein is encoded by the coding sequence ATGTCATTACAACTGAATGTTCCTTTTGCTGAAAAAGATGCGGCCAAATCCAAAGGCGCCATGTGGGACCCGGCTACCAAAATATGGTATTTACCGGAAGACCGCTACGAACGGCTACCGGAAGTAGAGCAATGGATACCGGCCCCCAACACACCGATCATACTTCCTACTGAACTCACGGTGGCACAGGCAGACCGGCCCTGCTGGAAATGCCAGCATCCCAACCAGGTGATTGCAGTAGGCAGCTATTATTTTTATGAGAAAGATATTAATGAACGGGATGAAACCGTATGGCTGGAACAAAGCTTTTTTACCTTATTCCAGCAGGTATCCGCACTTTCTGATAACCTGCAGCATTTTCTGAAAGATCATTATCCCCATTACCGGTATGGCTATTCGCATACCACGCAGACGTCCTATTGGTGTAATCATTGCGTGTCCTGCCAAAGTATTCAGGGCGACTGGTTTCTTTTTGATGAAGCCGACAGTGTTTTTAATCCTACCTCTCCCGCTGCTGCAGCCCACATCCTGCTAAAGAAATTTCAATTCAAATATGCCCCCTTGATAGATGCCGGCTACAGCTATGGTGATCATCTGCGGTTAATTACAGAATTCGCTACACAAAATACTACTACCTGA
- a CDS encoding endonuclease/exonuclease/phosphatase family protein gives MKKLNARKALLTFFSLLLATGLFAATPLKVLQFNIWQEGTVVPGGFDAIVAEIIRTDADIVTFSEVRNYQQTKFNERVVAALKAKGKIFYAAYSYDSGILSRFPLLDFVTISPEKEDHGSVYKAVVKVGKHRLAVYTAHLDYLHAANYLPRGYHSSTWKKLPAPVTMADSVLADNHASQRDEEIRLFLTDAAQEIKRGSLVVLGGDFNEPSHRDWNVATAQLFDHNGAVIPWENTLLLEQHGYTDSYREKYPDPVTHPGFTFPADNKAVDIAKLAWAPDADDRDRIDFIFYRRDKRWQLQNATLVGPSGSVVYGQRKEEQTKDPFMKPQGIWPTDHKALLVTFTIR, from the coding sequence ATGAAAAAATTGAATGCGCGTAAAGCGTTGCTAACCTTCTTTTCTCTTTTGTTGGCGACCGGCCTTTTTGCAGCCACACCATTGAAAGTATTACAGTTTAATATCTGGCAGGAAGGCACTGTGGTGCCGGGTGGTTTTGATGCCATCGTAGCGGAGATTATCCGTACAGATGCGGATATTGTTACCTTCAGCGAAGTCCGGAATTATCAGCAGACAAAATTCAACGAACGGGTGGTCGCGGCATTAAAAGCCAAAGGAAAAATATTTTATGCGGCCTATAGTTATGACTCCGGCATTTTATCCCGGTTTCCATTGCTGGACTTTGTAACCATAAGTCCGGAGAAAGAAGATCATGGCTCCGTATATAAAGCTGTTGTGAAAGTGGGCAAACATAGACTGGCAGTGTATACAGCCCATCTGGATTATTTACATGCAGCCAATTATCTGCCCAGAGGCTATCACAGCAGCACCTGGAAAAAGTTGCCGGCGCCGGTAACCATGGCCGACAGTGTATTGGCAGATAACCATGCTTCACAGCGGGATGAGGAAATTCGGCTTTTTCTGACGGATGCTGCGCAGGAAATAAAGCGGGGTAGCCTGGTGGTACTGGGCGGTGATTTTAATGAGCCTTCACACCGCGATTGGAACGTGGCTACTGCGCAACTGTTTGATCACAATGGCGCCGTTATTCCGTGGGAAAATACCTTATTGCTGGAGCAACACGGCTATACAGACAGCTACCGCGAAAAGTATCCGGATCCGGTGACGCATCCGGGCTTCACCTTCCCGGCGGATAATAAAGCGGTAGATATCGCAAAGCTGGCGTGGGCGCCTGATGCAGATGACCGCGACCGGATCGATTTTATTTTTTACCGCCGCGATAAAAGATGGCAGTTACAGAATGCCACGTTGGTAGGGCCTTCCGGTTCAGTGGTGTATGGACAGCGGAAAGAAGAGCAGACAAAAGATCCCTTTATGAAGCCGCAGGGAATATGGCCTACCGATCATAAAGCGTTGCTGGTAACGTTCACGATCAGGTAG
- a CDS encoding tetratricopeptide repeat protein: protein MDIQDQHIAAKIESIWEEAERLFAQEDFVQYGLKLNAAWDLLPSPKETYYESYDIARFITENYLLQQDYSNAHKWAEVLQQCDMERTHDGEREFVLGKVLYELGETENAATRFMVAMQKSGGRVFVGADEKYLHALNTMIATVEEELPDEVYQQIELLSEEGNELADDDNYDGAIEKFNTALQLVPEPKHQWEASTWLYASLGDMYFFKGDFKTAATHFFDALNCPDALGNGFIHLRLGEALYELKQEEKSLEHLLRAYMLEGEEIFGDENDKYFDFLQDRVEL from the coding sequence ATGGATATACAGGATCAACACATCGCAGCCAAAATAGAATCTATCTGGGAAGAAGCAGAACGATTGTTTGCGCAGGAAGACTTTGTACAATATGGATTGAAACTAAATGCAGCCTGGGACTTACTGCCGTCACCCAAGGAAACGTACTACGAGAGTTATGATATTGCCCGTTTCATAACAGAAAATTACCTGCTGCAACAGGACTACAGCAATGCACATAAGTGGGCGGAAGTCTTACAGCAGTGTGATATGGAGCGAACGCATGATGGAGAACGGGAATTTGTGTTGGGAAAAGTATTATATGAACTGGGGGAAACAGAAAATGCCGCCACTCGCTTTATGGTAGCCATGCAGAAATCCGGTGGGCGCGTTTTTGTAGGCGCAGATGAGAAATACCTGCATGCCCTGAATACGATGATCGCAACGGTAGAAGAAGAATTGCCGGATGAAGTATACCAGCAGATAGAATTATTGTCGGAAGAAGGAAATGAGCTGGCGGATGATGATAATTACGACGGCGCCATTGAAAAATTCAATACTGCACTGCAGTTGGTGCCGGAGCCTAAACATCAGTGGGAAGCCAGTACCTGGCTATATGCCAGCCTGGGAGATATGTATTTTTTTAAAGGCGATTTTAAAACAGCAGCAACTCATTTTTTTGATGCATTAAATTGTCCGGATGCGCTGGGCAATGGGTTTATTCATTTACGTCTCGGAGAAGCATTATATGAATTAAAACAGGAAGAGAAATCCCTGGAGCATTTGTTGCGGGCATATATGCTGGAAGGAGAAGAAATTTTTGGGGATGAAAATGATAAGTATTTTGATTTCCTGCAGGATCGGGTAGAATTGTGA